One segment of Phaeacidiphilus oryzae TH49 DNA contains the following:
- a CDS encoding TetR/AcrR family transcriptional regulator, with translation MTEQQAPRTAAARPAAGGDGGNGGGGGHLPTEGMPDWQLARRRRIVEAALRVLTARDYDRIQITDVLAEAKVARGTMYRYFASKDHLYAVVLSEWAGMGAEGRAPARLTSATAEAETRARVRGIVRAFERKPQFFKAFVDLQDSPDRNAVAAMADLNKAATRDLARYFAALGDERAEDTANMLWSMIGNLLIRAVYHDGTMADVYRLADRFVDFAAQSLR, from the coding sequence ATGACAGAGCAGCAGGCCCCGCGGACGGCGGCCGCCCGGCCCGCCGCCGGCGGAGACGGAGGCAACGGTGGAGGCGGAGGCCACCTCCCCACCGAGGGGATGCCGGACTGGCAGCTCGCCCGCCGGCGCCGGATCGTCGAGGCGGCCCTCCGGGTCCTCACCGCCCGCGACTACGACCGGATCCAGATCACCGATGTCCTCGCCGAGGCCAAGGTCGCCCGCGGCACGATGTACCGCTACTTCGCCTCCAAGGACCACCTCTACGCGGTGGTGCTCAGCGAGTGGGCCGGGATGGGCGCGGAGGGGCGGGCCCCGGCGCGGCTCACCTCGGCCACCGCCGAGGCGGAGACCCGGGCCCGGGTCCGGGGGATCGTCCGCGCCTTCGAGCGCAAGCCGCAGTTCTTCAAGGCCTTCGTCGACCTCCAGGACAGCCCCGACCGCAACGCCGTCGCCGCCATGGCCGACCTCAACAAGGCCGCCACCCGCGACCTGGCCCGCTACTTCGCCGCCCTCGGCGACGAGCGCGCCGAGGACACCGCCAACATGCTCTGGTCCATGATCGGCAACCTGCTGATCCGTGCCGTCTACCACGACGGCACCATGGCGGACGTCTACCGCCTGGCCGACCGCTTCGTCGACTTCGCCGCCCAAAGCCTGCGCTGA
- the cpt gene encoding chloramphenicol phosphotransferase CPT: MATQVIVLNGGSSSGKSGIARCLQAVLPDPWLALGTDVLVEAMPAAMRSSEGGIELAPDGEVTVGPEFRSLEAAWIDGVAAMARSGARIVVDEVFLGGSESQRRWRQALDGLRVLWVGVRCEAAVAAGRETARGDRVPGMAARQAELVHRGVHYDLEVDTTRTESLECARIIAARIIAARVG, translated from the coding sequence ATGGCGACTCAGGTGATCGTGCTCAACGGGGGCTCCAGCTCCGGGAAGTCGGGGATCGCGCGCTGCCTCCAGGCGGTGCTGCCCGACCCCTGGCTGGCGCTCGGCACGGACGTCCTCGTCGAGGCGATGCCGGCCGCCATGCGGTCCTCCGAGGGCGGGATCGAGCTGGCCCCGGACGGGGAGGTGACCGTCGGGCCGGAGTTCCGGAGCCTGGAGGCGGCCTGGATCGACGGGGTGGCCGCGATGGCCAGGTCCGGCGCCAGGATCGTGGTGGACGAGGTCTTCCTCGGAGGTTCGGAGTCGCAGCGGCGCTGGCGGCAGGCGCTGGACGGGCTGCGGGTGCTGTGGGTCGGCGTCCGCTGCGAGGCGGCCGTCGCCGCCGGCCGGGAGACCGCCCGGGGCGATCGGGTTCCCGGGATGGCCGCCCGCCAGGCCGAGCTGGTCCACCGGGGAGTCCACTACGACCTGGAGGTGGACACCACCCGTACGGAGTCCCTGGAGTGCGCCCGGATCATCGCGGCCCGGATCATCGCCGCCCGGGTCGGCTGA
- a CDS encoding pyridoxamine 5'-phosphate oxidase family protein, translating into MATWERFEKEAPELARVVRARFEAAETHVLATLRKDGSPRVSGSEVDFRGPDLSFGSMLGARKAHDLQRDGRCAIHAHPSGDGDAKVAGVALEVVDPGEKRDYTTGSEPPGDFHAFRLDLTEAVLTAVENDELVIRVWRPGRAVETLRRR; encoded by the coding sequence ATGGCGACATGGGAGCGGTTCGAGAAGGAGGCCCCGGAGCTCGCGAGGGTGGTCCGGGCCCGGTTCGAGGCGGCGGAGACGCATGTGCTGGCCACCCTGCGGAAGGACGGCTCACCGCGGGTGAGCGGCTCCGAGGTGGACTTCCGGGGGCCCGATCTGTCCTTCGGATCGATGCTGGGCGCGAGGAAGGCCCACGACCTGCAGCGGGACGGCCGCTGCGCGATCCACGCCCATCCGAGCGGGGACGGGGACGCCAAGGTGGCCGGGGTGGCGCTGGAGGTGGTGGACCCCGGGGAGAAGCGGGACTACACCACAGGCAGCGAGCCGCCGGGCGACTTCCACGCCTTCCGCCTCGACCTCACCGAGGCGGTGCTGACCGCGGTGGAGAACGACGAGCTGGTGATACGGGTGTGGCGTCCCGGCCGCGCCGTGGAGACCCTCCGCCGCCGATGA
- a CDS encoding acetyl-CoA C-acetyltransferase: MTSEAYLYEAVRTPRGKGKSGGALHGTKPIDLVVGLIHEVRRRFPELDPSTIDDIVLGVVSPVGDQGSDIARTAAIAAGLPDTVAGVQENRFCASGLEAVNLAAAKIRSGWEDLVLAGGVESMSRVPMGSDGGAWAVDPMTNYETGFVPQGIGADLIATLEGFTRRDVDEYAALSQERAAAAWKAGRFDRSVVPVRDRNGVVLLDRDEHIRPGTTADSLAALKPSFAGVGELGGFDAVALQKYHWVERIDHVHHAGNSSGIVDGAALVAIGSEEAGRRNGLTPRARIVSAAVTGAEPTIMLTGPAPAARKALAKAGLGIEDIDLVEINEAFAAVVLRFVKDMGLGGLDKVNVNGGAIAMGHPLGATGAMILGTLVDELERRDLRRGLATLCVGGGMGIATIVERV, from the coding sequence GTGACTTCCGAAGCCTATCTGTACGAGGCCGTCCGCACCCCGCGCGGCAAGGGCAAATCCGGTGGCGCCCTCCACGGCACCAAGCCGATCGACCTGGTGGTCGGGCTGATCCACGAAGTACGGCGCCGTTTCCCGGAGCTGGACCCGTCGACCATCGACGACATCGTCCTCGGCGTGGTCAGCCCGGTCGGCGACCAGGGCTCGGACATCGCGCGGACCGCGGCGATCGCGGCCGGCCTGCCGGACACCGTGGCCGGGGTCCAGGAGAACCGCTTCTGCGCCTCCGGCCTGGAGGCCGTCAACCTGGCCGCCGCCAAGATCCGCTCCGGCTGGGAGGACCTGGTGCTGGCCGGCGGCGTGGAGTCGATGTCCCGGGTGCCGATGGGCTCCGACGGCGGCGCCTGGGCGGTCGACCCGATGACCAACTACGAGACCGGCTTCGTCCCGCAGGGCATCGGAGCCGACCTGATCGCCACCCTGGAGGGCTTCACCCGCCGGGACGTCGACGAGTACGCCGCCCTCTCCCAGGAGCGGGCCGCGGCGGCCTGGAAGGCCGGCCGCTTCGACCGCTCGGTGGTGCCGGTCCGGGACCGCAACGGTGTCGTGCTGCTGGACCGCGACGAGCACATCCGCCCCGGCACCACCGCCGACTCGCTGGCCGCCCTCAAGCCCTCCTTCGCCGGCGTCGGCGAGCTCGGCGGCTTCGACGCGGTGGCGCTGCAGAAGTACCACTGGGTGGAGCGGATCGACCACGTCCACCACGCCGGGAACTCCTCCGGCATCGTGGACGGCGCGGCCCTGGTCGCCATCGGCAGCGAGGAGGCCGGCCGGCGCAACGGGCTGACCCCGCGGGCGCGGATCGTCTCCGCAGCGGTCACCGGCGCCGAGCCCACCATCATGCTCACCGGCCCTGCCCCGGCCGCCCGCAAGGCCCTCGCCAAGGCCGGTCTCGGCATCGAGGACATCGACCTGGTCGAGATCAACGAGGCCTTCGCGGCGGTGGTGCTGCGCTTCGTCAAGGACATGGGCCTCGGGGGGCTGGACAAGGTCAACGTGAACGGCGGCGCCATCGCCATGGGCCACCCGCTGGGCGCCACCGGGGCGATGATCCTCGGCACCCTGGTCGACGAGCTGGAGCGGCGCGACCTCCGCCGCGGCCTGGCCACCCTCTGCGTGGGCGGCGGCATGGGCATCGCCACCATCGTCGAACGCGTCTGA
- a CDS encoding 3-hydroxyacyl-CoA dehydrogenase NAD-binding domain-containing protein codes for MSSSTETIRWEQDRDGVVTLTLDDPTQSVNTMTEAFTASLESAVARLQEALGAGELTGVLVTSGKKTFFAGGDLRLLSSAGPDAAAEVTEAGMRVKRALRTMETLGVPVVAAVNGSALGGGLEIALACHHRVVFDDPSIKLGLPEVTLGLLPGGGGVVRTVRMLGLADALTKVLLEGKQYRPAAARELGLVDELAADREELLAKARAWIAAHPESRQPWDAKGYRIPGGTPADPRFAAGLPAFPANLKKQLKGAPYPAPRNILAAAVESAQVDVETAFRIEAQYLTELVLGQTAKNMIQAFFFDMQAVNSGANRPQGVAPRKVRRAAVLGAGMMGAGIAYSCARAGIEVVLKDVSVEAAEKGKGYSARLVAESVERGRSSQADADALLARITPTADPADLAGCDAVIEAVFEDPALKHKVFQEIQEVVAPDALLCSNTSTLPITLLAEGVRRRENFIGLHFFSPVDRMPLVEIIKGEHTGDEALARAFDLVRQIRKTPIVVNDSRGFFTSRVIGQFINEGVAMVGEGVDPQSVEQAAAQAGYPAKVLSLMDELTLTLPRRIRDEGRRAAEAAGRQWTEHPADRVIDRMVDEFGRPGRSGSGGFYEYGEDGRRKGLWPGLREHFTAAASTAAATAEAAADGPGAGIPFRDMRERMLFAEALDSVRCLEEGVLTSVADANIGSILGIGFPGWTGGVLQYINGHQGGVAGFAERARELAAAYGERFTPPALLERYAAEGREFRD; via the coding sequence ATGAGCAGCAGCACCGAGACGATCCGCTGGGAGCAGGACCGGGACGGCGTGGTCACGCTGACCCTGGACGACCCCACCCAGTCGGTCAACACCATGACCGAGGCCTTCACCGCCTCCCTCGAATCCGCCGTGGCCCGCCTCCAGGAGGCCCTGGGGGCGGGGGAGTTGACGGGGGTTCTGGTCACCTCCGGCAAGAAGACCTTCTTCGCCGGCGGCGACCTCCGCCTCCTCTCCAGCGCGGGGCCGGACGCCGCCGCCGAGGTCACCGAGGCCGGGATGCGGGTCAAGCGCGCCCTGCGGACCATGGAGACCCTCGGCGTCCCGGTCGTGGCGGCCGTCAACGGCTCCGCCCTCGGCGGCGGTCTGGAGATCGCCCTCGCCTGCCACCACCGGGTGGTGTTCGACGACCCGTCGATCAAGCTGGGCCTGCCCGAGGTCACCCTCGGCCTGCTGCCGGGCGGCGGCGGGGTCGTCCGCACGGTGCGGATGCTGGGCCTGGCCGACGCGCTGACGAAGGTGCTGTTGGAGGGCAAGCAGTACCGTCCGGCCGCGGCGCGGGAGCTCGGCCTGGTCGACGAACTCGCCGCCGACCGCGAGGAACTGCTCGCGAAGGCCAGGGCCTGGATCGCCGCCCACCCGGAGTCCCGGCAGCCCTGGGACGCCAAGGGCTACCGCATCCCCGGCGGCACCCCGGCCGACCCCCGCTTCGCGGCCGGCCTCCCGGCCTTCCCGGCCAATCTGAAGAAGCAGCTCAAGGGCGCCCCCTACCCGGCCCCGCGGAACATCCTGGCCGCGGCGGTCGAGTCGGCCCAGGTGGACGTGGAGACCGCGTTCCGGATCGAGGCCCAGTACCTGACCGAGCTGGTGCTCGGGCAGACCGCCAAGAACATGATCCAGGCCTTCTTCTTCGACATGCAGGCGGTCAACTCCGGTGCGAACCGCCCCCAGGGCGTGGCGCCGCGGAAGGTGCGGAGGGCCGCCGTCCTCGGCGCCGGGATGATGGGCGCCGGCATCGCCTACTCCTGCGCCCGGGCCGGGATCGAGGTCGTCCTCAAGGACGTCTCGGTGGAGGCCGCCGAGAAGGGCAAGGGCTACTCGGCCCGGCTGGTGGCCGAGTCCGTCGAGCGCGGCCGCAGTTCGCAGGCCGACGCGGACGCCCTGCTGGCCCGGATCACCCCGACCGCGGACCCCGCCGACCTGGCCGGCTGCGACGCGGTCATCGAGGCGGTCTTCGAGGACCCGGCGCTCAAGCACAAGGTCTTCCAGGAGATCCAGGAGGTCGTCGCCCCCGACGCGCTGCTCTGCTCCAACACCTCCACCCTGCCGATCACCCTCCTCGCCGAGGGGGTGCGGCGCCGGGAAAACTTCATCGGCCTGCACTTCTTCTCGCCGGTGGACAGGATGCCGCTGGTCGAGATCATCAAGGGCGAGCACACCGGCGACGAGGCGCTGGCCCGCGCCTTCGACCTGGTCCGGCAGATCCGCAAGACGCCGATCGTGGTCAACGACTCCCGCGGCTTCTTCACCTCCCGGGTGATCGGCCAGTTCATCAACGAGGGGGTGGCGATGGTCGGCGAGGGCGTCGACCCGCAGTCCGTCGAGCAGGCCGCCGCCCAGGCCGGCTACCCGGCCAAGGTCCTCTCCCTGATGGACGAGCTGACCCTGACCCTGCCCCGCAGGATCCGGGACGAGGGCCGCCGGGCCGCCGAGGCCGCGGGCCGGCAGTGGACCGAGCACCCGGCGGACCGGGTGATCGACCGGATGGTCGACGAGTTCGGCCGCCCGGGCCGCAGCGGCAGCGGCGGCTTCTACGAGTACGGGGAGGACGGCCGGCGGAAGGGCCTGTGGCCGGGCCTCCGCGAGCACTTCACCGCCGCCGCCAGCACCGCCGCCGCCACCGCCGAGGCCGCCGCCGACGGGCCCGGGGCCGGGATCCCGTTCCGCGACATGCGGGAGCGGATGCTCTTCGCCGAGGCTCTGGACTCCGTCCGCTGCCTTGAGGAGGGCGTGCTGACCTCGGTCGCGGACGCCAACATCGGCTCCATCCTCGGCATCGGCTTCCCCGGCTGGACGGGCGGCGTCCTCCAGTACATCAACGGCCACCAGGGCGGCGTGGCCGGTTTCGCCGAGCGGGCGAGGGAGCTGGCGGCCGCGTACGGCGAGCGCTTCACCCCGCCCGCGCTGCTGGAGCGGTACGCCGCGGAGGGCCGCGAGTTCCGCGACTGA
- a CDS encoding TetR/AcrR family transcriptional regulator, producing MANTTEGASLLARALDADPRVEEDPAADRILDAALEQFVRFGLRRSTVDDVAKRAGVSRVTVYRRFGNKDGLVSACLMRESRRFLDELDAAVGGLPRMEDRVVEGFVVSLRAMQSHPLMGGLLRLEPEVVLPFLTTEGGAVLVAMREYLVRHFRETSDVTADPGPVAELMVRVVVSFLLNPESCIEVTDDDQARTFARRYLAPLLRQ from the coding sequence ATGGCGAACACAACCGAGGGGGCGTCGCTGCTCGCGCGTGCGCTGGACGCCGACCCGAGGGTCGAGGAGGACCCGGCCGCGGACCGGATCCTGGACGCGGCGCTCGAGCAGTTCGTCCGCTTCGGCCTCCGCCGCTCCACCGTGGACGACGTGGCCAAACGGGCCGGCGTCTCCCGGGTCACCGTCTACCGCCGGTTCGGCAACAAGGACGGCCTGGTCTCGGCCTGCCTGATGCGCGAGTCCCGGCGGTTCCTGGACGAGCTGGACGCCGCGGTCGGCGGGCTGCCGCGGATGGAGGACCGGGTGGTGGAGGGGTTCGTGGTGTCCCTCCGCGCCATGCAGTCGCATCCGCTGATGGGCGGTCTGCTGCGGCTGGAGCCCGAGGTGGTGCTGCCGTTCCTGACCACCGAGGGCGGGGCGGTGCTGGTCGCGATGCGGGAGTATCTGGTCCGCCACTTCCGGGAGACCAGCGACGTCACCGCCGACCCGGGGCCGGTGGCCGAGCTGATGGTCCGGGTCGTGGTCTCCTTCCTCCTCAACCCCGAGAGCTGCATCGAGGTCACCGACGACGACCAGGCCCGCACCTTCGCCCGCCGCTACCTGGCCCCGCTGCTGCGGCAGTAG
- a CDS encoding dihydrofolate reductase family protein — MRYLHAVASLDGYIAHEDDGVGPLHDWYFNGDHPIVDVDRPELHGGSPFRVSAASAEYVRGMWARQKVAVMGRRLFDLTDGWEGKPPAADHVVVVSHRPRPEGWRPEAPYHFARSVEEGMAKAEELADGGEIAVTAGDIGGQALALGLIDRVAIDVVPVVFGSGKPYFGSLAKGHLMLEDPEVVIPGDRVLHLLYRVRR, encoded by the coding sequence ATGAGATATCTGCATGCGGTGGCATCGCTGGACGGCTACATCGCCCATGAGGACGACGGCGTGGGGCCGCTCCACGACTGGTACTTCAACGGGGACCACCCCATCGTCGACGTGGACCGGCCGGAGCTCCACGGCGGTTCGCCGTTCCGGGTCTCGGCGGCCTCGGCCGAGTACGTGCGCGGGATGTGGGCGCGGCAGAAGGTCGCGGTCATGGGGCGGCGGCTGTTCGACCTGACCGACGGCTGGGAGGGCAAGCCGCCGGCCGCCGATCACGTCGTGGTGGTCTCGCACCGGCCGCGCCCCGAGGGCTGGCGCCCGGAGGCGCCGTACCACTTCGCCCGCTCGGTCGAGGAGGGGATGGCGAAGGCCGAGGAGCTGGCCGACGGCGGGGAGATCGCGGTGACCGCGGGCGACATCGGCGGGCAGGCGCTGGCCCTGGGGCTGATCGACCGGGTGGCGATCGACGTGGTGCCGGTCGTCTTCGGCAGCGGGAAGCCCTACTTCGGCTCGCTCGCCAAGGGCCATCTGATGCTGGAGGACCCCGAGGTGGTCATCCCCGGCGACCGGGTACTGCATCTCCTCTATCGGGTGCGGCGCTGA
- the add gene encoding adenosine deaminase, with product MKDVRTLPKAHLHTHLESTVRPGTIRDLGGEPAVQQRPFGSFREFGDARAEVRALLREPSHFRRIAEEFCADEAAQGVGHVEVSFTAAAHGERLGDPEMPLAAVLEGLAAGAERYGISTAVILDHSRRRPVERLRSSLRLALRHRPQVVAIGLAGDEAYPAEPFAEVCAEAQEAGVHLVHHAGEAAGPESVREVLTLGRAERIGHGIRVLEDPDLVAELAARRVPLEVCPTSNLLLGLVPSLAEHPLPRLLAAGLLVTLNTDGETALADEYRRARDHLGRTDADLAALARASVAASFAPAEVKAALLAGIDDWAR from the coding sequence GTGAAGGACGTCCGCACGCTCCCCAAGGCCCATCTCCACACCCATCTCGAGAGCACCGTCCGTCCCGGCACGATCCGCGACCTCGGCGGCGAACCCGCCGTCCAGCAGCGGCCGTTCGGCAGCTTCCGGGAGTTCGGCGACGCCCGGGCCGAGGTCCGGGCACTGCTCCGCGAGCCCTCGCACTTCCGCCGGATCGCCGAGGAGTTCTGCGCGGACGAGGCCGCGCAGGGCGTCGGCCACGTCGAGGTCAGCTTCACCGCCGCCGCGCACGGCGAGCGCCTCGGCGATCCCGAGATGCCGCTGGCCGCGGTGCTCGAAGGGCTGGCGGCCGGGGCGGAGCGGTACGGCATCAGTACCGCGGTGATCCTCGACCACTCCCGCCGCCGCCCGGTGGAACGCCTCCGCAGCAGCCTCCGGCTCGCCCTCCGGCACCGGCCGCAGGTGGTCGCCATCGGGCTGGCCGGCGACGAGGCGTACCCGGCGGAGCCGTTCGCCGAGGTCTGCGCCGAGGCCCAGGAGGCCGGCGTCCACCTCGTCCACCACGCGGGGGAGGCGGCGGGCCCGGAAAGCGTCCGCGAGGTGCTGACCCTCGGCCGCGCCGAGCGGATCGGCCACGGCATCCGGGTTCTGGAGGACCCGGACCTGGTGGCCGAACTCGCCGCCCGGCGCGTCCCGTTGGAGGTCTGCCCGACCTCCAACCTGCTCCTCGGCCTGGTCCCCTCGCTGGCCGAGCACCCGCTCCCGCGCCTCCTCGCGGCCGGCCTGCTGGTCACCCTGAACACGGACGGCGAGACGGCCCTCGCGGACGAGTACCGGCGCGCCCGCGACCACCTCGGCCGCACCGACGCCGACCTGGCCGCCCTCGCCCGCGCCTCGGTAGCGGCCTCCTTCGCCCCCGCCGAGGTCAAGGCCGCCCTGCTGGCCGGGATCGACGACTGGGCGCGCTGA
- a CDS encoding carboxymuconolactone decarboxylase family protein codes for MEARINVMASPVAAKALKHLIAAGQVLAESTVPSATLELVKIRASQINGCAGCIDMHTKEAAAAGETAVRLNLVAAWREATVYTEAERAALELAEEGTRIADAAGGVPDEVWANAAKHFDEDELAALVLQIAVINAFNRGNVLTRQPAGHYEVGMVH; via the coding sequence ATGGAAGCCCGTATCAACGTGATGGCCAGCCCGGTCGCGGCGAAGGCCCTGAAGCACCTGATCGCCGCGGGGCAGGTACTCGCCGAGTCCACCGTCCCCTCCGCGACGCTGGAACTGGTGAAGATCCGCGCCAGCCAGATCAACGGCTGCGCCGGCTGCATCGACATGCACACCAAGGAGGCCGCGGCGGCGGGGGAGACCGCGGTCCGCCTCAACCTGGTCGCCGCCTGGCGGGAGGCCACGGTCTACACCGAGGCCGAGCGCGCCGCGCTGGAGCTCGCCGAGGAGGGCACCCGCATCGCCGACGCGGCCGGCGGCGTCCCGGACGAGGTGTGGGCCAACGCCGCCAAGCACTTCGACGAGGACGAGCTGGCCGCCCTGGTACTGCAGATCGCCGTCATCAACGCCTTCAACCGGGGCAACGTCCTCACCCGCCAGCCGGCCGGCCACTACGAGGTCGGCATGGTGCACTAG
- the trpS gene encoding tryptophan--tRNA ligase, with protein sequence MTQAVETAPAPTLEERVLRDPGRFRVLTGDRPTGPLHLGHYFGTLRNRVRLQNLGVEVFVLLADYQVLTDRDVAENLGRHVEEQVLDYLAVGIDPARSTVFAHSAVPALNQLMLPFLSLVSVAELHRNPTVKDEIAHSRQSAVSGLMLTYPVHQAADILSCKAGLVPVGQDQLPHLELTRTIARRFNERYGGGGGGAAGGAGVGGGVGTGAGVFPVPEALLSSAPLLLGTDGGKMSKSRGNAIALGASPDETARLLRGARTDADRHITYDPANRPEVSSLLLLAALCSGRTPEEIAAETGAAGAAALKRTVTEAVNEYLAPIRARRAEYAADRAHLRRVLAEGNERARAVAETTLAEVRAAMGSDYR encoded by the coding sequence ATGACGCAGGCTGTCGAGACCGCCCCCGCCCCGACCCTCGAGGAGCGGGTGCTCCGCGACCCCGGACGGTTCCGGGTGCTGACCGGGGACCGCCCCACCGGGCCGCTGCATCTGGGCCACTACTTCGGGACGCTGCGGAACCGGGTGCGGCTGCAGAACCTCGGTGTGGAGGTGTTCGTGCTGCTCGCCGACTACCAGGTGCTGACCGACCGGGACGTCGCCGAGAACCTCGGCCGGCACGTCGAGGAACAGGTGCTGGACTACCTCGCCGTCGGCATCGACCCGGCGCGCAGCACCGTCTTCGCGCACAGCGCCGTGCCCGCCCTCAACCAGCTGATGCTGCCCTTCCTCAGCCTGGTCTCGGTCGCCGAGCTGCACCGCAACCCGACCGTCAAGGACGAGATCGCCCACTCCCGGCAGTCCGCCGTCAGCGGGCTGATGCTGACCTATCCGGTGCACCAGGCCGCCGACATCCTCTCCTGCAAGGCGGGCCTGGTACCGGTCGGACAGGACCAGCTGCCGCACCTGGAGCTCACCCGCACCATCGCCCGCCGCTTCAACGAGCGGTACGGGGGCGGTGGCGGGGGCGCCGCCGGCGGTGCCGGTGTAGGTGGCGGTGTCGGTACCGGTGCCGGTGTCTTCCCGGTGCCGGAGGCCCTCCTCTCCAGCGCGCCACTGCTGCTCGGCACGGACGGCGGGAAGATGAGCAAGAGCCGCGGCAACGCGATCGCCCTCGGGGCGAGCCCGGACGAGACGGCCCGGCTGCTCCGAGGTGCCAGGACGGACGCCGACCGGCACATCACCTACGATCCGGCGAACCGCCCCGAGGTCTCCTCGCTGCTCCTGCTTGCCGCCCTCTGCTCCGGCCGGACCCCCGAGGAGATCGCCGCCGAGACCGGCGCCGCGGGCGCGGCCGCGCTGAAGCGGACGGTCACGGAGGCGGTCAACGAGTACCTGGCGCCGATCCGGGCCCGGCGGGCCGAGTACGCCGCGGACCGCGCCCACCTGCGCCGCGTACTGGCGGAGGGCAACGAGCGGGCGCGGGCGGTGGCCGAGACCACCCTCGCCGAGGTGCGCGCGGCCATGGGGAGCGACTACCGCTGA
- a CDS encoding SDR family oxidoreductase yields MTAVRQGSGTDGIRGKVVAITGAGSGIGAATARLLAEGGARVVLAGRREDRLADLVGELVAEGGEAVYSVCDVTRRQDLAALVATARERFGRLDVLVGNAGIGRVAPLDDLPVDDWEAMIDVHVKGLLYGIAAALPVFREQPEGGQFVHTVSTAAYRTVPGQVVYSASKTAARTLTEGLRQEAGPSIRVSMVSPGFVATEFADHVKDPALRERLEEMKRKAIPPEAVARAIRFAIEQPREVDVNEIVVRPTAQQ; encoded by the coding sequence ATGACAGCAGTGCGGCAGGGCAGCGGCACCGACGGGATCCGCGGAAAGGTCGTCGCGATCACGGGCGCCGGGAGCGGGATCGGTGCCGCCACCGCGCGCCTCCTCGCCGAGGGCGGGGCCAGGGTGGTGCTGGCCGGGCGCCGTGAGGATCGGCTCGCCGACCTGGTCGGCGAGCTGGTCGCGGAGGGCGGCGAGGCGGTCTACAGCGTCTGCGATGTGACGCGGCGTCAGGACCTCGCGGCGCTGGTGGCGACGGCCCGGGAGCGGTTCGGGCGGCTGGACGTGCTGGTCGGCAATGCCGGGATCGGGCGGGTGGCGCCGCTGGACGACCTGCCGGTGGACGACTGGGAGGCGATGATCGACGTCCATGTGAAGGGCCTGCTGTACGGCATCGCGGCCGCACTGCCGGTGTTCCGGGAGCAGCCCGAGGGCGGGCAGTTCGTCCACACCGTCTCCACCGCCGCGTACCGGACCGTCCCCGGGCAGGTGGTCTACTCGGCGTCGAAGACGGCCGCGCGGACCCTCACCGAGGGGCTGCGGCAGGAGGCCGGCCCGTCGATCCGGGTGTCGATGGTGTCACCGGGCTTCGTGGCCACCGAGTTCGCGGACCACGTCAAGGACCCGGCGCTGCGCGAGCGGCTGGAGGAGATGAAGCGGAAGGCGATCCCGCCGGAGGCGGTGGCCCGGGCGATCCGCTTCGCGATCGAGCAGCCGCGCGAGGTGGACGTGAACGAGATCGTGGTACGGCCGACGGCCCAGCAGTGA
- a CDS encoding TetR/AcrR family transcriptional regulator, producing MATQPRRRAPRSDAQGNRARIIELAREAFTENPGATLQSIAKSAGVGQGTMYRHFPHREALLIAVYREDVEALIEAAPRLLSAHRDDPVEALRRWLDLLAAYGRIKHGASLAVEAATRADLGSQYYPPVIEALGSLLAAGQRAGRLRPDLDPDEVLLLVSFLWRGDNGPDWQPRTRHMLDLVLDGLRVRPPQPSGAR from the coding sequence ATGGCCACCCAGCCGCGCCGCCGCGCCCCGCGCTCGGACGCGCAGGGCAACCGCGCCCGCATCATCGAGCTCGCGCGCGAGGCCTTCACAGAGAACCCGGGGGCGACCCTCCAGTCCATCGCGAAGTCGGCCGGGGTCGGCCAGGGCACCATGTACCGGCACTTCCCGCACCGCGAGGCGCTGCTGATCGCCGTCTACCGGGAGGACGTCGAGGCCCTGATCGAGGCGGCGCCGCGGCTGCTCAGCGCTCACCGGGACGACCCGGTCGAGGCGCTCCGCCGCTGGCTCGACCTCCTCGCCGCCTACGGCCGCATCAAGCACGGCGCCTCGCTCGCCGTCGAGGCCGCCACCCGGGCCGACCTGGGCAGCCAGTACTACCCGCCGGTCATCGAGGCCCTCGGTTCCCTCCTGGCCGCCGGGCAGCGGGCCGGCCGGCTGCGGCCGGACCTCGACCCGGACGAGGTCCTGCTCCTCGTCTCGTTCCTCTGGCGCGGCGACAACGGCCCCGACTGGCAGCCCCGTACCCGCCACATGCTGGACCTGGTCCTCGACGGACTGCGGGTACGCCCGCCTCAGCCCTCCGGCGCCAGGTAG